The proteins below are encoded in one region of Juglans microcarpa x Juglans regia isolate MS1-56 chromosome 4D, Jm3101_v1.0, whole genome shotgun sequence:
- the LOC121260618 gene encoding putative pentatricopeptide repeat-containing protein At1g12700, mitochondrial produces the protein MMLVQRIAFVSAASRCASASPCASLLEDGTTNRPTSLFSFFTNYPIAFASIASLHSQTSCSATSISASRISKKAKRYAQAQFLKSVREQCKYGRLTNFNDALSIFDQLLQMGSRPSIVDFNQILGKIAHMKRFSAVISLYKQMGLGGIMPDVCTLNIVTNCFCNLNRSDLAFSLLGNILKLGFEPGCRTFTTLINGFCIDGKIVKAVELFNAMVEMEYWPDMVTYGTITNGLCKMGDTSAAIGMLRKMEEGGCKPDKVVYSAIIDRLCKDGKVIQGLNLLLEMIGKGISIDVVICNSLIHGLCNSYQWEEVSGFLKEMESRDVVPDLRIICMLTEMLCKEGMIVEPKCVIEVMIQRGLEPDIVTYSTLMDAYCMRDQIDEARKVYDVMVERGCHPDACCYNILIKGYCRSRRVDEAMILIEEMSVKRLVPDSVTYNTLIGGMCLVGRLKAAQELLNDMEAHGKIPDIFSYSTLLDKLCKNQDIDEAMKLFKAIESNRMDSDIVIYSIFIDGMCKAGKLKLARGIFSGLSKKGLKPNVRTYTSMIDGLCMEGLLDEARELLKRMDESDCPPNSFTYNAIIRGCLRNKETSRAIELLQVMAERGFTTDSYTNSMLVDLLSTDGLHPSSLEKP, from the coding sequence ATGATGTTGGTGCAGAGAATCGCTTTTGTCTCTGCTGCTTCAAGATGTGCTTCTGCTTCTCCTTGTGCTTCTCTGCTTGAAGACGGTACCACTAACAGACCCACtagccttttttctttcttcacaaATTATCCAATTGCTTTTGCTTCAATTGCTTCCCTTCATTCTCAAACGTCTTGTTCTGCTACTAGCATCAGTGCTAGTAGAATATctaaaaaagcaaaaagataTGCTCAGGCCCAGTTCTTGAAATCTGTGAGGGAACAATGTAAGTATGGTAGGCTGACTAATTTTAACGATGCCCTCAGCATATTCGATCAATTACTTCAAATGGGTTCCCGGCCGTCTATCGTGGATTTCAATCAGATTTTAGGTAAAATTGCGCACATGAAGCGTTTTTCGGCCGTGATTTCTTTATATAAGCAAATGGGCTTGGGAGGAATTATGCCTGATGTTTGTACTTTGAACATTGTGACCAATTGTTTTTGCAACTTGAACCGCTCGGATTTGGCGTTTTCCTTACTGGGTAACATTTTGAAACTTGGTTTTGAGCCGGGTTGTAGGACTTTCACTACTCTGATTAATGGGTTTTGTATTGATGGTAAAATAGTGAAAGCGGTGGAGTTGTTCAATGCAATGGTGGAGATGGAGTATTGGCCAGATATGGTTACTTATGGGACGATAACAAATGGGTTGTGCAAAATGGGTGATACTAGTGCGGCTATTGGGATGCTTAGGAAGATGGAAGAAGGAGGTTGTAAGCCTGATAAAGTTGTATATAGCGCTATCATTGATCGTCTATGCAAGGATGGGAAAGTTATTCAGGGTTTGAATCTATTGTTAGAAATGATAGGTAAAGGTATTTCCATAGATGTTGTCATCTGTAATTCCTTGATTCATGGGCTATGCAATTCGTATCAATGGGAGGAAGTTTCAGGTTTTTTGAAGGAAATGGAGAGTAGGGACGTTGTACCAGATCTAAGAATTATATGTATGTTGACAGAGATGCTTTGTAAAGAAGGAATGATTGTTGAACCGAAATGTGTGATTGAAGTAATGATTCAGAGAGGTTTGGAGCCCGATATAGTCACTTATAGCACACTCATGGATGCATATTGTATGCGGGATCAGATTGATGAGGCCAGAAAAGTCTATGATGTGATGGTTGAGAGGGGTTGCCATCCCGATGCTTGTTGCTATAACATCTTGATCAAAGGATATTGCAGGAGTAGAAGAGTGGATGAGGCCATGATTCTTATTGAAGAAATGTCTGTTAAGAGGCTGGTTCCTGATTCTGTAACTTACAACACTCTTATTGGTGGCATGTGCCTTGTTGGGAGACTTAAAGCAGCACAAGAGCTTCTTAATGATATGGAAGCTCATGGTAAGATTCCAGATATCTTTAGTTACTCCACATTGCTGGATAAGCTATGCAAAAATCAAGATATTGATGAGGCTATGAAACTTTTCAAAGCAATTGAAAGTAATAGGATGGATTCTGACATTGTGATTTACAGTATATTCATTGATGGTATGTGCAAAGCTGGGAAACTCAAACTTGCAAGGGGAATATTTTCTGGTCTCTCGAAAAAAGGGTTAAAACCCAATGTTAGGACCTATACTTCAATGATTGATGGACTTTGTATGGAAGGGTTATTGGATGAAGCAAGGGAGTTACTCAAAAGAATGGATGAAAGTGACTGCCCACCAAATAGTTTCACCTATAATGCAATTATCCGAGGATGTCTAAGAAACAAAGAGACATCAAGGGCAATAGAACTTCTTCAAGTAATGGCTGAGAGGGGTTTCACAACAGATTCTTACACTAATAGCATGTTAGTAGATTTGCTGTCTACCGATGGTCTACACCCTTCTTCTCTTGAAAAGCCTTAG